One window from the genome of Variovorax sp. PAMC26660 encodes:
- a CDS encoding nucleotide pyrophosphohydrolase has translation MDTGLEQLNQALREFARARDWEPFHSPKNLASALSVEAAELLEHFQWLTEAQSRSLSPEKRAEVGTEIADVFLYLLQLADKLGIDLVEAAKSKMVLNAIKYPVPPLSPLA, from the coding sequence ATGGACACCGGACTGGAACAACTGAATCAGGCGCTGCGCGAGTTCGCCAGGGCCCGCGACTGGGAGCCCTTCCATTCGCCCAAGAACCTGGCGTCGGCGCTTTCGGTGGAGGCGGCCGAACTGCTGGAGCATTTCCAGTGGCTGACCGAGGCGCAGAGCAGATCGCTCTCGCCCGAAAAGCGCGCCGAGGTCGGCACCGAGATCGCCGATGTCTTTCTCTACCTGCTGCAACTGGCTGACAAGCTGGGCATCGATCTGGTCGAGGCGGCGAAAAGCAAGATGGTCCTGAACGCGATCAAGTACCCGGTTCCGCCGCTGTCACCGCTGGCCTGA
- a CDS encoding MFS transporter translates to MTPSNPAASAASLSSPGIQGGAATKPGPLGLWVMLSGTFLVVLDFFIVNVALPSMQRELQAGTATLQLVVAGYGLATAAGLITGGRLGDMFGRRRMFMLGLLLFTLASAACGFAPNAELLVAARVLQGLAGALLQPQVLAMIGLAYTGEDRARAFAAYGLTLGLGATLGQLVGGLLIHADLAGLGWRSCFLINVPIGLLALVLAPRVIPPTANGGSHNSKLDLVGMLLVAAGSVAVVLPLVEGRQQGWPLWSWLCLAAALPLLAAFAFQQRRLAARGGAPLVAPALLANRRFVMGLLTVLAFYVGNASLYFVMALYLQQGLALDPLTSGIVFTSLAIGFLVTSMAGARLARRFGGKPPITLGALVLAAGHALQFVNVAGWAGHTHVVAWMVPLFLLQGAGLGMVMAPLVSTVLAGLPPQHAGVASGVLSMVQQGSNALGVALIGILFYGRLGDAVDTASYSGALGVALIYLMGSALLVAVLHRRGSRQPFAQG, encoded by the coding sequence ATGACCCCCTCCAACCCCGCTGCTTCGGCAGCATCGCTTTCCTCCCCGGGCATTCAGGGCGGGGCCGCAACGAAGCCCGGGCCGCTCGGCCTGTGGGTCATGCTCAGCGGCACCTTCCTGGTGGTGCTGGATTTCTTCATCGTCAACGTCGCGCTGCCCTCGATGCAACGCGAGCTGCAGGCCGGCACCGCCACCCTGCAACTGGTGGTGGCGGGCTACGGCCTTGCCACCGCCGCCGGCCTGATCACCGGCGGCCGGCTCGGCGACATGTTCGGTCGCCGCCGCATGTTCATGCTCGGCCTGCTGCTCTTCACGCTGGCGTCGGCCGCCTGCGGCTTCGCGCCGAACGCTGAACTGCTGGTGGCCGCTCGCGTGCTGCAAGGCCTGGCCGGCGCGCTGTTGCAGCCGCAGGTGCTGGCGATGATCGGCCTGGCCTACACAGGCGAAGACCGCGCGCGTGCCTTCGCGGCCTACGGCCTCACGCTGGGGCTCGGCGCCACGCTGGGGCAGCTCGTCGGAGGCCTGCTCATTCATGCGGATCTGGCGGGGCTCGGCTGGCGCAGTTGCTTTCTCATCAACGTGCCCATCGGCCTGCTGGCGCTGGTACTCGCACCGCGCGTGATTCCGCCGACGGCAAATGGCGGAAGCCACAACAGCAAGCTCGATCTGGTCGGCATGCTGCTCGTGGCTGCGGGTTCGGTCGCGGTGGTGCTGCCGCTGGTGGAAGGCCGCCAGCAAGGCTGGCCGCTGTGGAGCTGGCTGTGCCTTGCCGCCGCGCTGCCCTTGCTGGCCGCGTTCGCCTTCCAGCAGCGCCGGCTCGCCGCACGCGGCGGTGCGCCACTGGTGGCGCCGGCCTTGTTGGCGAACCGCCGCTTCGTCATGGGGCTGCTCACCGTGCTGGCCTTCTACGTGGGCAACGCCTCGCTGTACTTCGTGATGGCCCTCTACCTTCAGCAAGGACTGGCGCTGGACCCGCTGACCTCGGGCATCGTCTTCACATCGCTGGCGATCGGCTTCCTCGTCACCTCGATGGCCGGCGCGCGCCTGGCACGCCGCTTCGGCGGCAAGCCGCCCATCACGCTCGGTGCTCTCGTGCTGGCGGCGGGCCATGCGCTGCAGTTCGTCAACGTGGCCGGATGGGCGGGGCACACGCACGTGGTCGCGTGGATGGTGCCGCTGTTCCTCTTGCAAGGCGCGGGGCTCGGCATGGTGATGGCGCCGCTGGTGTCGACCGTGCTGGCCGGCCTGCCGCCGCAGCATGCGGGCGTGGCCTCGGGTGTGTTGTCGATGGTGCAGCAGGGGAGCAATGCGCTGGGCGTCGCGTTGATCGGCATCCTGTTCTACGGCCGGCTGGGCGACGCGGTGGACACGGCCAGCTATTCGGGCGCGCTCGGTGTGGCGCTGATCTACCTGATGGGGTCTGCGCTGCTTGTCGCGGTGCTGCATCGCCGCGGCAGCCGGCAACCCTTCGCGCAGGGGTGA
- a CDS encoding nuclear transport factor 2 family protein — protein MNANPAFAELADRYVAVWNETDAAARRDAIASLWAPDGEHYVRTLQAKGYEALQQRVTSSHEKNVRDGGFRFVATGDAQALHNAVMFHWQMVPAAGGPVVALGLEFLVLAQDGRIAIDYQFILPTPAV, from the coding sequence ATGAATGCCAACCCCGCATTTGCCGAACTTGCCGACCGCTATGTCGCGGTCTGGAACGAAACCGATGCCGCCGCGCGCCGCGACGCCATCGCCAGCCTCTGGGCGCCTGATGGCGAGCACTACGTGCGCACGCTGCAGGCCAAGGGCTACGAGGCGCTGCAGCAGCGCGTCACCAGCTCGCACGAGAAAAACGTGCGCGACGGCGGCTTTCGCTTCGTTGCCACGGGTGACGCCCAGGCGTTGCACAACGCCGTGATGTTCCATTGGCAGATGGTCCCTGCCGCCGGCGGCCCCGTGGTCGCACTCGGGCTGGAGTTCCTGGTGCTGGCACAGGACGGTCGCATCGCCATCGACTACCAGTTCATCCTGCCCACGCCTGCCGTCTGA
- a CDS encoding AraC family transcriptional regulator: MDPLDDVFAAMRVRSAVYARLEAGAPWGVSLAGGESARFGLVVRGGCLLEVEGVEQPVALAAGDCYVLAHGTPYVLRDHPDTPTVSCVSVVRDRIGGLVELGGTGTAASVICGWFHFDQRAARPLLDLLPVLLHVKMERARALALQGTLQLLAMETGEPGLGSSLLVSRLADIVFVQAVRAHVAAQDESQTGWLAALADARIGPALRAMHKDMARDWTVESLAAAASLSRSAFAQRFRERVGQAPLEYLTQWRMFKAGNMLGQGHAAVGTIAGAVGYESEAAFSKAFKREKGMAPGAWRAAARETVAG, translated from the coding sequence ATGGACCCCCTCGACGACGTTTTCGCCGCCATGCGCGTGCGCAGCGCGGTGTATGCCCGCCTCGAGGCCGGCGCGCCCTGGGGCGTGAGCCTGGCCGGCGGAGAAAGCGCGCGCTTCGGCCTCGTGGTGCGCGGTGGCTGCCTGCTCGAAGTCGAGGGCGTAGAGCAGCCCGTGGCGCTGGCCGCGGGCGACTGCTATGTGCTGGCGCACGGCACGCCTTACGTGCTGCGCGACCATCCGGACACGCCCACGGTGAGCTGCGTCTCGGTCGTGCGCGACCGCATCGGCGGCCTCGTGGAACTGGGCGGCACGGGCACGGCGGCCTCGGTGATCTGCGGCTGGTTCCACTTCGACCAGCGCGCCGCGCGGCCGCTGCTCGACCTGCTGCCGGTGCTGCTGCACGTGAAGATGGAACGGGCCCGCGCGCTCGCGCTGCAAGGCACGCTGCAACTGCTGGCGATGGAAACCGGCGAGCCCGGCCTGGGCTCCAGCCTGCTCGTGAGCCGGCTGGCCGACATCGTGTTCGTGCAGGCGGTGCGCGCCCACGTCGCGGCCCAGGACGAATCGCAGACGGGCTGGCTGGCCGCGCTGGCCGACGCGCGCATCGGCCCGGCCCTGCGCGCGATGCACAAGGACATGGCACGCGACTGGACGGTCGAATCGCTGGCGGCAGCCGCGAGCCTGTCGCGCTCGGCCTTCGCGCAGCGCTTTCGCGAGCGCGTGGGGCAGGCCCCGCTGGAATACCTCACGCAGTGGCGCATGTTCAAGGCCGGCAACATGCTGGGCCAGGGCCACGCCGCCGTGGGCACGATTGCCGGCGCGGTGGGCTACGAATCGGAGGCCGCGTTCAGCAAGGCCTTCAAGCGCGAGAAGGGCATGGCGCCCGGTGCGTGGCGCGCGGCCGCCCGCGAAACGGTGGCCGGGTAG
- a CDS encoding alpha/beta hydrolase family esterase, with the protein MARRSTASVFARAYERNLKALTKITLSNSKRVAGQVQRAAAKRMKPPPGKGDWLSGMAMGAGGARGYHLFRPADLNLQPGEKLPLMVMLHGCGQTGRDFASSTRMNALAVRQRFLVLYPEQDRLAHPQGCWNWYERRSGKADAEAATLMAAVDQACMLYPVDRDRVALAGLSAGASMAALLATRYPNRFRAVVMHSGVAPGAAKSSATALGAMRGQNVPPMPVTAVGKAMGAAAVFATLPPMLVLHGDADAVVAPSNAASSAAVWATAMGARPGLSRDTQRGKRRAMRVTDFKRKGRTVVMLCEIAGLGHSWSGGAARLMFSDPSGPDATRMTWAFASAQFKHAAKATKD; encoded by the coding sequence ATGGCCCGTCGCTCCACCGCTTCCGTCTTTGCCCGCGCTTACGAGCGCAACCTGAAGGCGCTCACCAAGATCACGCTGAGCAACAGCAAGCGCGTGGCGGGGCAGGTCCAGCGCGCGGCCGCCAAGCGGATGAAGCCGCCGCCCGGCAAGGGCGACTGGCTCAGCGGCATGGCCATGGGTGCGGGCGGCGCGCGGGGCTATCACCTGTTCCGTCCGGCCGATCTGAATTTGCAGCCCGGAGAAAAGCTGCCGCTCATGGTCATGCTGCATGGCTGCGGCCAGACGGGGCGCGACTTTGCATCCAGTACGCGCATGAATGCGCTGGCGGTGCGCCAGCGCTTCCTGGTGCTCTACCCCGAGCAAGACCGGCTGGCCCATCCCCAAGGCTGCTGGAACTGGTACGAGCGCCGCTCCGGCAAGGCCGATGCCGAGGCGGCCACGCTGATGGCTGCCGTCGACCAGGCCTGCATGCTCTACCCGGTCGATCGCGATCGCGTGGCGCTGGCTGGTCTATCGGCTGGCGCCAGCATGGCGGCCCTGCTGGCCACGCGCTACCCGAACCGCTTTCGCGCGGTCGTCATGCATTCGGGTGTTGCGCCCGGCGCCGCGAAGTCGTCGGCCACTGCGCTTGGCGCCATGCGCGGGCAGAACGTGCCGCCGATGCCCGTCACCGCGGTCGGCAAGGCCATGGGCGCCGCGGCCGTCTTTGCGACCCTGCCGCCGATGCTGGTGCTGCATGGCGATGCCGATGCCGTGGTGGCGCCCAGCAATGCCGCCAGCAGCGCGGCCGTGTGGGCCACGGCCATGGGCGCGCGGCCGGGGCTTTCGCGCGACACGCAGCGCGGCAAGCGCCGTGCGATGCGCGTGACCGACTTCAAGCGCAAGGGGCGCACGGTCGTCATGCTGTGCGAGATCGCGGGCCTGGGGCATTCGTGGAGCGGCGGTGCGGCGCGGCTGATGTTCAGCGACCCGTCCGGGCCCGACGCCACGCGCATGACATGGGCCTTTGCGTCCGCGCAGTTCAAGCACGCGGCCAAAGCGACCAAGGACTGA
- the ppk2 gene encoding polyphosphate kinase 2, whose amino-acid sequence MLTSALPDHEELMQRIARDLIDSYDEELELEIEDRNIDGLDPAAHTSTDKAARQAYFKELFRLQGELVKLQDWVQQSKQKVVILFEGRDAAGKGGVIKRITQRLNPRVARVAALPAPNDRERTQWYFQRYAAHLPAAGEMVLFDRSWYNRAGVERVMGFCSDDEYEEFFRTVPEFEKMLVRSGIKLIKYWFSITDDEQHMRFLGRIHDPLKQWKLSPMDLESRRRWEEYTKAKEIMLERTHIPEAPWWVVQAVDKKKARLNCISHLLGQLPYQEVAHAAVELPSRVRHDDYLRQPVPANMIVPEIY is encoded by the coding sequence ATGCTGACGAGCGCACTTCCAGACCACGAAGAACTGATGCAACGCATCGCCCGCGACCTGATCGACAGCTACGACGAAGAGCTCGAGCTGGAGATCGAAGACCGCAACATCGACGGGCTCGACCCCGCCGCCCACACCTCCACCGACAAGGCCGCCCGCCAGGCCTACTTCAAGGAGCTGTTCCGCCTGCAGGGCGAACTGGTCAAGCTGCAGGACTGGGTGCAGCAGAGCAAGCAGAAGGTGGTCATTCTTTTCGAGGGCCGAGATGCGGCGGGCAAGGGCGGTGTCATCAAGCGCATCACCCAGCGGCTGAATCCGCGCGTGGCCCGCGTGGCTGCGCTGCCGGCACCCAACGACCGCGAGCGCACGCAGTGGTACTTCCAGCGCTATGCCGCGCATCTTCCGGCGGCCGGCGAGATGGTGCTGTTCGATCGCAGCTGGTACAACCGCGCCGGCGTCGAGCGCGTGATGGGCTTTTGCAGCGACGACGAGTACGAAGAGTTCTTTCGCACCGTGCCCGAGTTCGAGAAGATGCTGGTGCGCTCGGGCATCAAGCTCATCAAGTACTGGTTCTCCATCACCGACGACGAGCAGCACATGCGCTTTCTCGGCCGCATCCACGATCCGCTCAAGCAATGGAAGTTGAGCCCGATGGACCTGGAAAGCCGCCGCCGCTGGGAGGAATACACCAAGGCGAAAGAGATCATGCTGGAGCGCACCCACATCCCCGAGGCGCCGTGGTGGGTGGTGCAGGCGGTCGACAAGAAGAAGGCGCGGCTCAATTGCATCAGCCATCTGCTGGGCCAACTGCCCTACCAGGAAGTGGCGCATGCGGCGGTCGAGCTGCCGTCGCGCGTGCGGCATGACGACTATCTGCGCCAACCCGTGCCGGCCAACATGATCGTGCCGGAGATCTACTGA
- a CDS encoding inorganic phosphate transporter, with amino-acid sequence MNTLAAPHAEMPPAPAAAHRPKLDAKPGPVTLITFVGLLAAGLLFTAWSLVGDVTASGAPVTTWVPYILLGVALLIALGFEFVNGFHDTANAVATVIYTHSLPPNFAVVWSGFFNFLGVLASSGAVAFGIIALLPVELILQVGSGAGFAMVFALLIAAIIWNLGTWWLGLPASSSHTLIGSIIGVGVANALMHGRDGTSGVDWAQATKVGYSLLLSPMVGFGCAALLLLALRAFVKNRALYEEPKGSAPPPLWIRGLLILTCTGVSFAHGSNDGQKGMGLIMLILVGTVPMAYALNRAMPANESIKFVAVAEMAQNALNRNVPTSLPALQPAAARDALSTYVRTRDFNASVVPALAATAGSIAQQVKQHGSLAAVPAEAVANVRNDMYLASEAIRHLDKSGAAKFDDETRLRVGAFREELDTATRFIPLWVKIAVAIALGLGTMIGWKRIVVTVGEKIGKTHLSYAQGASAEVVAMLTIGAADMYGLPVSTTHVLSSGVAGTMTASGSGLQMSTLRNLALAWVLTLPVAMLLSGSLYWLFTRLF; translated from the coding sequence ATGAACACGCTCGCCGCTCCCCACGCCGAGATGCCGCCGGCGCCCGCCGCCGCACACCGGCCCAAGCTCGACGCCAAGCCCGGCCCGGTCACACTGATCACCTTCGTGGGCCTGCTGGCCGCAGGCCTGCTGTTCACGGCCTGGAGCCTCGTGGGCGACGTCACGGCGTCCGGTGCACCGGTCACGACCTGGGTTCCCTACATTCTTCTGGGCGTGGCGCTGCTGATTGCGCTGGGCTTCGAGTTCGTCAACGGCTTCCATGACACGGCCAACGCCGTGGCGACGGTGATCTACACCCACTCGCTGCCGCCCAATTTTGCGGTCGTGTGGTCGGGCTTCTTCAACTTCCTGGGCGTGCTGGCGTCCAGCGGCGCGGTGGCCTTCGGCATCATCGCGCTGCTGCCGGTGGAGCTGATCCTGCAGGTGGGCTCGGGCGCGGGCTTCGCGATGGTGTTCGCGCTGCTGATCGCCGCCATCATCTGGAACCTGGGCACGTGGTGGCTCGGCCTGCCGGCTTCTTCTTCGCACACGCTGATCGGCTCGATCATCGGCGTGGGCGTGGCCAATGCATTGATGCACGGGCGCGACGGCACCAGCGGTGTCGACTGGGCGCAGGCCACCAAGGTGGGCTACTCGCTGCTGCTGTCGCCGATGGTCGGCTTCGGCTGCGCCGCCCTGCTGCTGCTGGCGCTGCGCGCCTTCGTGAAGAACCGCGCGCTGTATGAAGAACCCAAGGGCAGCGCACCGCCGCCGTTGTGGATTCGCGGCTTGCTGATCCTGACCTGCACTGGCGTGTCGTTCGCGCACGGCTCCAACGACGGGCAAAAAGGCATGGGCCTGATCATGCTGATCCTCGTGGGCACGGTGCCGATGGCCTATGCGTTGAACCGCGCGATGCCCGCCAACGAATCGATCAAGTTCGTGGCCGTGGCCGAGATGGCGCAGAACGCGCTGAACCGCAACGTGCCGACCTCGCTGCCTGCGCTGCAACCGGCGGCCGCGCGCGATGCGCTCTCGACCTATGTGCGCACCCGCGATTTCAACGCGTCGGTCGTGCCGGCGCTGGCCGCCACCGCGGGCAGCATCGCCCAGCAGGTCAAGCAGCACGGATCGCTCGCTGCCGTGCCGGCCGAAGCCGTCGCCAACGTGCGCAACGACATGTACCTGGCCTCCGAAGCCATCCGCCACCTCGACAAGAGCGGCGCCGCGAAGTTCGACGACGAAACCAGACTGCGTGTCGGCGCCTTCCGCGAAGAACTGGACACGGCGACGCGCTTCATTCCGCTGTGGGTCAAGATCGCGGTCGCCATCGCGCTCGGCCTGGGCACGATGATCGGCTGGAAACGCATCGTCGTCACAGTGGGCGAGAAGATCGGCAAGACGCACCTGAGCTACGCACAAGGCGCATCGGCCGAGGTGGTGGCCATGCTCACCATCGGCGCGGCCGACATGTACGGCCTGCCGGTGTCGACCACGCACGTGCTGTCGTCCGGCGTGGCCGGCACGATGACAGCCAGCGGCTCGGGCCTGCAGATGTCCACGCTGCGCAACCTCGCGTTGGCCTGGGTGCTCACGCTGCCGGTGGCGATGCTGCTGTCGGGCTCGCTCTACTGGCTGTTCACCCGCCTGTTCTGA
- a CDS encoding transporter has protein sequence MSAFHDLAAQSYGGDEAGLISGYLFDASAPEPARVIDSAQAAAWLAERCSSGDDADENPAYVWLHFNLSHAHAERWLVRHANLSDTFYETLHEGLPSTRIERADDSLIAVINDVHFEFSFEPSDISTLWISVGPRLVVTARTKPLRSVDALRTAVKAGDAPRSSTELLEHLLRAQADVLVKIVRGVTSRIDRIEDELLAGRLDHKRARLGVLRRLLVRLQRLLAPEPAALFRLLQGPPTWMTEPDAQELRGSTEEFSVVLRDMQALQERIKLLQEEIAANVNEDNNRSLFVLTVVTVLALPINILAGLFGMNVGGIPLADHKHGFWIVVAIVASFTAVAAWAAFRKKR, from the coding sequence TTGTCGGCATTTCATGACCTCGCGGCCCAGTCCTACGGCGGCGACGAAGCCGGGCTGATTTCCGGTTACCTGTTCGACGCCTCGGCGCCGGAGCCTGCGCGGGTCATCGACTCGGCGCAAGCTGCCGCATGGCTGGCCGAACGATGCAGCAGCGGAGACGACGCGGACGAGAACCCGGCCTATGTCTGGCTTCATTTCAACCTGAGCCATGCACATGCGGAACGCTGGCTGGTGCGGCATGCGAACCTGTCGGACACCTTCTACGAGACGCTGCACGAGGGCCTGCCCTCCACGCGCATCGAGCGTGCCGACGATTCGCTGATCGCCGTCATCAACGACGTGCACTTCGAGTTCAGCTTCGAGCCTTCGGACATCTCCACCTTGTGGATCAGCGTGGGCCCGCGCCTCGTGGTCACGGCGCGCACCAAGCCGCTGCGCTCGGTCGATGCACTGCGCACGGCGGTGAAGGCGGGCGACGCGCCGCGCTCGAGCACCGAGTTGCTTGAACACCTGCTGCGCGCGCAGGCCGACGTGCTGGTGAAGATCGTGCGCGGCGTCACCTCGCGCATCGACCGAATCGAAGACGAGCTGCTGGCCGGTCGCCTCGACCACAAGCGCGCGCGGCTGGGCGTGTTGCGCCGGCTGCTGGTGCGGCTGCAGCGGCTGCTGGCGCCCGAGCCGGCCGCGCTCTTTCGCCTGCTGCAAGGCCCGCCCACATGGATGACCGAACCCGATGCGCAGGAACTGCGCGGCTCGACCGAGGAGTTCTCGGTGGTGCTGCGCGACATGCAGGCGCTGCAGGAGCGCATCAAGCTGCTGCAGGAAGAAATAGCAGCCAACGTCAACGAGGACAACAACCGCAGCCTGTTCGTGCTGACGGTGGTCACGGTGCTGGCGTTGCCCATCAACATCCTGGCCGGCCTGTTCGGCATGAACGTGGGCGGCATTCCGCTGGCGGACCACAAGCACGGCTTCTGGATCGTGGTGGCGATCGTCGCGAGCTTCACCGCGGTGGCGGCTTGGGCGGCTTTTCGCAAGAAGCGCTGA
- a CDS encoding 3',5'-nucleoside bisphosphate phosphatase codes for MSSTLNADLHCHSVVSDGTLTPEALAARAAANGVELWALTDHDEVGGQHRAAAAARENGMRYLTGTEISVTFANETVHIVGLGFDPDDAAMTQGLYDTRGGRGKRAQEMSEGLAKVGIQGAYEGALRFVGNPELISRTHFARFLVEQGHCRDTSEVFRKFLTEGKPGYVPHRWASLKDAVHWITAAKGMAVIAHPGRYKFTANEEYALFLEFKAHGGQAIEVVTGSHTPAEYVEYADKALEFDFAASRGSDFHSPDESHCDLGKLPPLPGKLTPVWELLGHRIQQ; via the coding sequence GTGTCCTCCACTCTCAATGCCGATCTTCACTGCCACTCCGTGGTCTCCGACGGCACACTGACGCCCGAAGCGCTGGCCGCGCGCGCAGCCGCCAACGGGGTCGAGCTGTGGGCTCTCACCGACCACGATGAGGTCGGCGGCCAGCACCGCGCAGCCGCTGCGGCGCGCGAGAACGGCATGCGCTACCTCACGGGCACCGAGATCTCGGTGACCTTCGCGAACGAAACCGTGCACATCGTCGGCCTGGGCTTCGACCCCGACGACGCCGCAATGACGCAAGGCCTCTACGACACGCGCGGTGGCCGCGGCAAGCGCGCACAAGAAATGTCCGAGGGGCTGGCCAAGGTCGGCATCCAGGGCGCCTATGAAGGCGCGCTGCGCTTCGTCGGCAATCCCGAATTGATTTCGCGCACGCACTTCGCGCGCTTTTTGGTCGAGCAAGGCCACTGCCGCGACACGTCCGAGGTGTTTCGCAAGTTCCTCACCGAAGGCAAGCCCGGCTACGTGCCGCACCGCTGGGCCTCGCTGAAAGATGCAGTGCACTGGATCACCGCCGCCAAGGGCATGGCCGTGATCGCGCACCCCGGACGCTACAAGTTCACGGCCAACGAGGAGTACGCGCTGTTCCTCGAATTCAAGGCGCATGGCGGCCAGGCGATCGAGGTGGTCACGGGCAGCCACACGCCGGCCGAGTACGTCGAATACGCCGACAAGGCACTCGAGTTCGATTTCGCCGCCTCGCGCGGCAGCGATTTCCACAGCCCCGACGAGAGCCACTGCGATCTCGGCAAGCTGCCACCGTTGCCCGGCAAGCTCACGCCGGTGTGGGAACTGCTCGGCCATCGCATCCAGCAGTGA
- a CDS encoding DMT family transporter, protein MSQSPGPGIDNAATVALANARAAQQQSRSKESERILAGIGLVIVAVACFSTLDTATKYSTLGVPILMGVWFRYAFQAVATTMVLLPLHGPALLRTQHPRYQMLRGALLLSSSIFSFLSLRYMPLAEFTSIVLIAPLVITLLAATTLKEHVSPLRWSLVAGGFLGTLVILRPGGSSFSWAVLLPLGLVLTNAWFQVLTSKLAQTENPLTMHFYTGWVGTLIASCALPFVWTALPSWEWWALLCLMGFMGTVGHFMLILAYQRAPASTLTPYLYAQIGFAMLGGWLIFSHVPDRFSLLGMAMIAVCGAAGAWLTVRERRVPIEPAES, encoded by the coding sequence GTGAGCCAGAGCCCCGGGCCCGGCATCGACAACGCGGCGACCGTTGCGCTGGCGAATGCACGCGCAGCGCAGCAGCAAAGCCGCAGCAAGGAATCGGAACGCATCCTCGCAGGCATCGGCCTGGTGATCGTGGCGGTGGCCTGCTTTTCCACGCTCGACACCGCCACCAAGTACTCCACGCTCGGCGTGCCCATCCTCATGGGCGTGTGGTTCCGCTATGCCTTCCAGGCGGTTGCCACCACGATGGTGCTGCTGCCGCTGCACGGCCCCGCGTTGCTGCGTACCCAACATCCGCGCTACCAGATGCTGCGCGGCGCGCTGCTGCTGTCGTCGAGCATCTTTTCGTTCCTGAGCCTGCGCTACATGCCGCTGGCCGAGTTCACCTCGATCGTGCTGATCGCGCCGCTGGTGATCACGCTGCTGGCGGCCACCACGCTCAAGGAGCATGTGTCGCCGCTGCGCTGGTCGCTGGTGGCGGGTGGTTTCCTGGGCACGCTGGTGATTCTTCGGCCTGGCGGCAGTTCGTTCAGCTGGGCCGTCCTGCTGCCGCTGGGGCTGGTGCTGACCAACGCGTGGTTCCAGGTGCTCACCAGCAAGCTGGCGCAGACAGAGAACCCGCTCACGATGCATTTCTATACGGGCTGGGTCGGCACACTGATCGCCTCGTGTGCACTGCCCTTCGTGTGGACCGCCCTGCCCTCGTGGGAATGGTGGGCGCTGCTGTGCCTCATGGGCTTCATGGGCACGGTGGGACACTTCATGCTGATCCTTGCGTACCAGCGCGCGCCTGCATCCACGCTCACGCCTTATCTGTATGCGCAGATCGGCTTTGCGATGCTGGGCGGCTGGCTCATTTTTTCCCACGTGCCCGACCGCTTCTCGCTGCTCGGCATGGCGATGATCGCGGTCTGCGGCGCGGCCGGCGCGTGGCTCACGGTGCGCGAGCGGCGCGTGCCCATCGAACCCGCGGAATCCTGA
- a CDS encoding L-threonylcarbamoyladenylate synthase produces the protein MAQYFEVHPENPQQRLLKQAVALLERGEIVAVPTDSSYALACHLDDKDAVDQLRRIRQVDDKHHLTLLCRDLSELANYARVDNKQYRLLKAATPGPYTFLLEATKEVPRRVSHPQRKTIGLRVPDHKVLLELLALHGAPLLATTLIAPGETEALNDAQTIRERFEKQIGAVIDAGACPSQPTTVVDLTPMGTGDDPVVVRQGRGTLAVLGL, from the coding sequence ATGGCCCAGTACTTCGAAGTCCACCCCGAGAACCCGCAGCAGCGCTTGCTCAAGCAGGCTGTCGCGCTGCTGGAGCGCGGCGAGATCGTCGCCGTGCCCACCGACTCCAGCTATGCCCTGGCCTGTCACCTCGATGACAAGGATGCGGTCGACCAGTTGCGCCGCATCCGCCAGGTCGACGACAAGCACCACCTCACGCTGCTGTGCCGCGACCTGAGCGAGCTGGCCAACTACGCGCGCGTCGACAACAAGCAATACCGCCTGCTGAAGGCGGCCACGCCGGGCCCGTACACCTTCCTGCTCGAAGCCACGAAGGAAGTGCCGCGCCGCGTGAGCCATCCGCAGCGCAAGACCATCGGCCTGCGCGTGCCCGACCACAAGGTGCTGCTGGAGCTGCTCGCGCTGCACGGCGCACCGCTGCTGGCCACCACCTTGATTGCGCCCGGCGAAACCGAAGCGCTGAACGACGCGCAGACCATCCGCGAACGCTTCGAGAAACAGATCGGCGCCGTCATCGACGCCGGTGCCTGCCCTTCGCAGCCCACCACCGTGGTCGACCTGACGCCCATGGGCACGGGCGACGACCCGGTTGTGGTGCGGCAGGGACGCGGCACGCTGGCCGTGCTCGGCCTCTGA